In Streptomyces sp. SN-593, a single genomic region encodes these proteins:
- a CDS encoding FHA domain-containing protein FhaB/FipA, translated as MSELTLTVMRLGFLAVLWLFVIVAVQVIRSDLFGTRVTQRASRRADDRSRPPQQRQQQVQQPRQQPQNNRQRRGAPTKLVVAEGSLAGTTVALQGQTITLGRAHDSTIVLDDDYASSRHARIYPDTDGQWIVEDLGSTNGTYMDRNRLTTPTPVPLGAPIRIGKTVIELRK; from the coding sequence ATGTCAGAGCTGACCCTGACGGTCATGCGGTTGGGTTTCCTCGCCGTGCTGTGGCTGTTCGTCATCGTCGCGGTCCAGGTCATCCGCAGTGACCTGTTCGGAACCCGGGTGACCCAGCGCGCCTCGCGCCGGGCCGACGACCGGTCCCGGCCGCCGCAGCAGCGCCAGCAGCAGGTGCAGCAGCCGCGCCAGCAGCCGCAGAACAACCGCCAGCGGCGCGGCGCCCCCACCAAACTGGTGGTCGCCGAGGGCTCGTTGGCGGGCACCACCGTGGCCCTCCAGGGCCAGACGATCACCCTGGGCCGGGCGCATGACTCGACGATTGTGCTCGATGACGACTACGCGTCCAGCAGGCATGCCAGGATCTACCCCGACACCGACGGCCAGTGGATCGTCGAGGACCTGGGGTCCACCAACGGCACCTACATGGACCGCAACCGGTTGACCACGCCCACCCCGGTCCCACTGGGCGCGCCGATCCGCATCGGCAAGACCGTCATCGAGCTGCGGAAGTAG
- a CDS encoding ATP-binding SpoIIE family protein phosphatase: MDEITGHPDAAEPDHHTDRSARTGPLPGAGTAVPAIRPAALPSTRQAAAPVPVPVNAPVNAPVPVPVPANAAASVTTPGTAPEAVTSPAVTGPPPVSTALAVPDGAAIPPATTAPPATTPPAAVPGLAALLRLAVLCVDPDGRISYWNRGAEELFGHRWEHVFGHRAAGLLSTTRPAAGHTDKRPAAARQDTLELLDDITVSSWAGALAATDRDGTLKDVLWWTYRLVEPGGRSLLALAVHAKPLRAGGLRIALGGRLLPYGAEGPQRQDIAVAAVLAPSADPATGQALTGRLAEVLPGASPGRLDRIVRQIAALGHPALEVEDGVRLPVVPQEHARLAAAARAAAPVRRELPPGDGAGTTADPAARGGDASSASALTAVPPPSLTSHASRTAPGLPPADDRAPTGRKKRRKAGGGPAPSEHRSGDGPHLAGQAPPYDGPRPSEQPPPYDPHRPSGRPSGHTSDQPSGHTSDQPGAAPARDPGAGRGRGSRRNDRDRRQDRDRDRARDRDHRPARDGDRDRDRDAHDVLASTPAPHPGNALDEQLALLRAAGSFIGSTLDLGTTARELCAVTVPRFADLASVLVVDQLFSDTEPPKDDRPADTVLVRRVALALPGTPGAWETALPEGELVALPAGDMVPRLGDPVLVPVVDPALAPDIALDFGVPALGPLMAGHSLIVAPLTARGTVLGRVYFLRGPGRRPFDVRDAATAAEVVARGAVHIDNARLHHQESRAAATLQRSMMPTRPPRIPGVRIAHHYMPGDRQAQVGGDWFDAIQLPGGRVALIVGDVMGHGLQAAAVMGQFRTAVITMTGLDLPPAQLLRHLDNLAHRLGTEHLATCVYAVYDPIHRTLTLANAGHIPPVLAGSDGHGELLRIPGGAPIGVGGVPFETVEVPAPDGSWLVLCTDGLVEVRGQGIDAGLAALCANVIEPQQSPEDVCAQILARVHSDDRRDDVALLVARFEGVAPQDVVRWSLLIDYAEVSRARELTRRQLAAWGLERLSDVAELLVSELVTNAIKAASYEVELRLMRVGKLLVEVSDDNHHLPQLRSARADDVTGRGLGLVSNLARRWGTSRKAVGKVVWFELPLPS; this comes from the coding sequence TTGGACGAGATCACCGGGCATCCCGATGCCGCCGAGCCGGACCACCACACCGACCGTTCCGCCCGCACCGGGCCCTTGCCGGGGGCCGGCACCGCGGTGCCCGCGATACGGCCCGCGGCCCTGCCGTCCACCCGCCAGGCCGCGGCGCCCGTGCCCGTGCCCGTGAACGCGCCTGTGAACGCGCCCGTACCCGTACCCGTACCCGCGAACGCGGCCGCGTCGGTGACCACGCCTGGGACCGCGCCGGAGGCGGTGACCTCACCGGCCGTCACCGGCCCGCCGCCCGTCTCCACGGCCCTGGCGGTGCCGGACGGCGCCGCCATCCCGCCCGCCACCACCGCGCCGCCCGCCACCACCCCGCCCGCGGCCGTTCCCGGCCTGGCGGCCCTGCTGCGGCTCGCGGTGCTCTGCGTGGACCCCGACGGCCGGATCTCGTACTGGAACCGTGGCGCCGAGGAGCTGTTCGGGCACCGCTGGGAGCACGTCTTCGGCCACCGCGCGGCCGGGCTGCTGAGCACCACCCGCCCGGCCGCGGGCCACACGGACAAGCGCCCCGCGGCGGCCCGCCAGGACACCCTGGAGCTGCTGGACGACATCACCGTCTCCTCCTGGGCCGGGGCGCTGGCCGCCACCGACCGCGACGGCACCCTGAAGGACGTGCTGTGGTGGACCTACCGGCTGGTCGAGCCGGGGGGCCGCAGCCTGCTCGCGCTCGCCGTGCACGCCAAGCCGCTGCGCGCCGGCGGGCTGCGGATCGCGCTCGGCGGCCGGCTGCTGCCGTACGGCGCGGAGGGGCCGCAGCGCCAGGACATCGCGGTGGCCGCCGTACTCGCGCCGAGCGCCGACCCGGCGACCGGGCAGGCGCTCACCGGTCGGCTCGCCGAGGTGCTGCCGGGCGCGAGCCCGGGCCGGCTGGACCGGATCGTGCGGCAGATCGCGGCGCTCGGCCACCCCGCGCTCGAAGTCGAGGACGGCGTCCGGCTGCCGGTCGTGCCGCAGGAGCACGCCCGGCTCGCCGCGGCCGCCCGCGCCGCGGCCCCCGTCCGCAGGGAGCTGCCGCCGGGAGACGGGGCGGGCACCACCGCGGACCCGGCCGCACGCGGCGGCGACGCGTCCAGCGCGTCCGCGCTGACGGCCGTGCCGCCGCCCTCCCTCACCTCGCACGCCTCCCGCACCGCCCCGGGCCTGCCGCCGGCGGACGACCGCGCCCCGACCGGCCGGAAGAAGAGGAGGAAGGCGGGAGGCGGGCCGGCACCGTCCGAGCACCGGTCCGGCGACGGGCCGCACCTTGCCGGCCAGGCACCGCCGTACGACGGGCCGCGCCCCTCCGAGCAGCCACCGCCGTACGACCCGCACCGCCCTTCCGGCCGACCGTCCGGCCACACGTCCGACCAGCCGTCCGGCCACACGTCCGACCAGCCGGGCGCCGCCCCGGCCCGGGACCCCGGCGCCGGCCGTGGCCGCGGCAGCCGCAGGAACGACCGCGACCGCCGACAGGACCGGGACCGCGACCGTGCCCGGGACCGCGACCACCGCCCCGCCCGCGACGGCGACCGCGACCGCGACCGCGACGCCCACGACGTGCTCGCCTCCACCCCGGCCCCCCACCCCGGCAACGCGCTCGACGAGCAGCTCGCCCTGCTGCGCGCCGCGGGCTCCTTCATCGGCTCCACCCTCGACCTGGGCACCACCGCCCGCGAACTGTGCGCGGTCACCGTGCCGCGCTTCGCCGACCTCGCCTCGGTGCTCGTCGTGGACCAGCTCTTCTCCGACACCGAACCGCCCAAGGACGACCGCCCGGCCGACACCGTGCTCGTGCGCCGCGTGGCCCTCGCCCTCCCCGGCACGCCCGGCGCCTGGGAGACGGCCCTGCCCGAGGGCGAACTGGTCGCGCTGCCGGCCGGCGACATGGTGCCCCGGCTCGGCGACCCCGTGCTGGTGCCCGTGGTGGACCCCGCGCTCGCCCCGGACATCGCGCTCGACTTCGGCGTCCCCGCCCTCGGACCGCTGATGGCCGGCCACTCGCTGATCGTGGCGCCGCTCACCGCCCGCGGCACCGTGCTCGGCCGGGTCTACTTCCTGCGCGGGCCCGGCCGCCGACCGTTCGACGTCCGCGACGCGGCCACCGCCGCCGAGGTGGTCGCGCGCGGCGCGGTGCACATCGACAACGCCCGGCTGCACCACCAGGAGTCGCGCGCCGCGGCCACGCTCCAGCGCTCGATGATGCCGACCCGGCCGCCGCGCATCCCCGGCGTCCGGATCGCGCACCATTACATGCCCGGGGACCGGCAGGCGCAGGTCGGGGGCGACTGGTTCGACGCGATCCAGTTGCCCGGCGGCCGGGTGGCGCTGATCGTCGGCGACGTGATGGGCCACGGGCTCCAGGCGGCGGCCGTGATGGGGCAGTTCCGCACCGCCGTCATCACCATGACGGGGCTCGACCTGCCGCCCGCGCAGTTGCTGCGCCACCTGGACAACCTCGCCCACCGGCTGGGGACCGAACACCTCGCCACCTGCGTCTACGCGGTCTACGACCCGATCCACCGCACGCTCACCCTCGCCAACGCCGGCCACATCCCGCCGGTACTGGCCGGCTCCGACGGGCACGGCGAGCTGCTGCGCATCCCCGGCGGCGCGCCGATCGGGGTGGGCGGGGTGCCGTTCGAGACGGTGGAGGTCCCGGCGCCGGACGGTAGCTGGCTGGTGCTGTGCACGGACGGGCTGGTCGAGGTGCGCGGCCAGGGCATCGACGCCGGGTTGGCGGCCCTGTGCGCCAACGTGATCGAGCCGCAGCAGTCCCCCGAGGACGTGTGCGCGCAGATACTCGCCCGGGTGCACTCCGACGACCGCAGGGACGACGTGGCACTGCTGGTCGCCCGCTTCGAGGGCGTCGCCCCGCAGGACGTGGTGCGCTGGAGCCTGCTCATCGACTACGCCGAGGTGTCCAGGGCCCGCGAACTGACCCGCCGCCAACTCGCCGCATGGGGCCTGGAACGCCTCAGCGACGTGGCGGAGCTGCTGGTCAGCGAGCTGGTCACCAATGCCATCAAGGCCGCCTCCTACGAGGTGGAGCTGCGCCTGATGCGCGTGGGCAAGCTGCTGGTCGAGGTGAGCGACGACAACCACCACCTGCCGCAGTTGCGCAGCGCCAGGGCCGACGACGTGACCGGGCGCGGGCTCGGCCTGGTGTCGAACCTGGCGCGGCGGTGGGGGACCAGCCGGAAGGCGGTCGGCAAGGTGGTCTGGTTCGAGCTGCCGCTGCCCTCCTGA
- a CDS encoding TerD family protein: protein MGVSLSKGGNVSLTKEAPGLTAVTVGLGWDVRTTTGSDFDLDASALLLDASGKVVSDKHFVFFNNLKSPDGSVEHTGDNLTGEGEGDDESIKVNLAGVPADVDKIVFPVSIYEGETRQQSFGQVRNAFIRVVNQAGGAEIARYDLTEDASTETAMVFGELYRNGAEWKFRAVGQGYASGLRGIAQDFGVNL from the coding sequence ATGGGTGTCAGCCTCTCCAAGGGCGGCAATGTCTCGCTGACGAAGGAGGCCCCCGGACTCACGGCGGTCACCGTCGGCCTCGGGTGGGACGTGAGGACCACCACAGGCAGCGACTTCGACCTCGACGCGAGTGCGCTGCTGCTCGACGCCTCCGGCAAGGTCGTGTCGGACAAGCACTTCGTCTTCTTCAACAACCTCAAGAGCCCGGACGGCTCCGTCGAGCACACCGGCGACAACCTCACCGGCGAGGGCGAGGGCGACGACGAGTCGATCAAGGTCAACCTGGCCGGCGTGCCGGCCGACGTCGACAAGATCGTCTTCCCGGTCTCGATCTACGAGGGCGAGACCCGGCAGCAGAGCTTCGGCCAGGTCCGCAACGCCTTCATCCGCGTGGTCAACCAGGCGGGCGGCGCCGAGATCGCCCGTTACGACCTCACCGAGGACGCCTCCACCGAGACCGCGATGGTCTTCGGCGAGCTGTACCGCAACGGCGCGGAGTGGAAGTTCCGCGCGGTCGGCCAGGGGTACGCCTCGGGTCTGCGCGGCATCGCGCAGGACTTCGGCGTCAACCTCTGA
- a CDS encoding FhaA domain-containing protein: MGVLKRFEQRLEGMVNGTFAKVFKSEVQPVEIAGALQRECDNNATIWNRDRTVVPNDFVVELSAPDYERLSPYAVQLGDELAGMVKDYAKQQRYTFMGTIKVHLERADDLDTGLYRVRSRTLASSESQHPQAPQGHQPPQGRPQPSYQQPPAPQQQYQQRPARPAPERHAAPQRPAGPPPMPAAPPPGGGAPVTRLPGTGVPPGSAAAHTRRWVEINGTRHQISRATLVLGRSTEADVRVDDPGVSRKHCEIRVGTPSVVQDLGSTNGIVVDGQHTQRATLRDGSRIVVGSTTIVYRQAEG, translated from the coding sequence GTGGGTGTGCTGAAGCGTTTCGAGCAGCGACTTGAGGGCATGGTGAACGGCACCTTCGCCAAGGTCTTCAAGAGCGAGGTGCAGCCCGTGGAGATCGCGGGTGCGCTGCAGCGTGAGTGCGACAACAACGCGACGATCTGGAACCGCGACCGCACCGTGGTACCGAACGACTTCGTCGTCGAGCTGAGCGCGCCCGACTACGAACGGCTGAGCCCGTACGCCGTACAACTCGGCGACGAACTGGCCGGCATGGTCAAGGACTACGCCAAGCAGCAGCGCTACACCTTCATGGGCACCATCAAGGTGCACCTGGAGCGGGCCGACGACCTGGACACCGGGCTGTACCGGGTGCGCAGCCGCACCCTGGCCTCCAGCGAGTCCCAGCACCCGCAGGCGCCGCAGGGCCACCAGCCGCCCCAGGGCCGTCCGCAGCCGTCCTACCAGCAGCCGCCGGCCCCGCAGCAGCAGTACCAGCAGCGGCCGGCCCGCCCGGCGCCCGAGCGGCACGCCGCGCCGCAGCGCCCGGCCGGCCCGCCCCCGATGCCGGCCGCGCCGCCGCCGGGCGGCGGAGCCCCGGTGACCCGGCTGCCCGGCACCGGTGTGCCGCCGGGCTCCGCCGCGGCCCACACCCGGCGCTGGGTGGAGATCAACGGCACCCGTCACCAGATCTCCCGCGCCACCCTCGTGCTGGGCCGCTCCACCGAGGCGGACGTCCGCGTGGACGATCCGGGCGTATCGCGCAAGCACTGCGAAATCCGCGTCGGCACCCCCTCCGTCGTCCAGGACCTCGGGTCGACGAACGGCATCGTGGTGGACGGACAGCACACCCAGCGCGCTACGCTCCGCGACGGCTCCCGCATCGTCGTGGGGAGCACCACCATCGTGTACAGGCAAGCCGAAGGGTGA
- a CDS encoding FMN-dependent NADH-azoreductase, with amino-acid sequence MATLLHIDSSAFHDSSVSREVTATFRKEWESQHPGGTVVYRDLAAAPVPHLTADGIIGTNVPAESRTPEQAAAVALREELAGELERADAVLIGTPMYNFTIPSTLKAWLDQVIIVGRTGGEGGSAAGKPVTVVAARGGGYGPGTPRESFEFAATYLEKVLTGMLSLEVHFVIPELTLARVNPAMASLIDAADASRAKAHEDAAEKAKALAARFAA; translated from the coding sequence ATGGCCACCCTGCTGCACATCGACTCCTCCGCCTTCCACGACTCCTCCGTGTCCCGCGAGGTCACCGCGACCTTCCGCAAGGAGTGGGAGAGCCAGCACCCCGGCGGCACCGTCGTCTACCGCGACCTGGCCGCCGCCCCGGTGCCGCACCTGACCGCGGACGGCATCATCGGCACCAACGTCCCGGCCGAGTCGCGCACCCCGGAGCAGGCCGCCGCGGTCGCGCTGCGCGAGGAACTCGCCGGGGAGCTGGAGCGCGCGGACGCGGTCCTCATCGGCACCCCGATGTACAACTTCACGATCCCGTCCACCCTCAAGGCGTGGCTGGACCAGGTGATCATCGTGGGCCGCACCGGCGGCGAGGGCGGCTCCGCGGCCGGCAAGCCCGTCACGGTGGTGGCCGCGCGCGGCGGCGGCTACGGGCCGGGCACGCCGCGCGAGAGCTTCGAGTTCGCCGCCACGTACCTGGAGAAGGTGCTGACCGGGATGCTCTCGCTGGAGGTTCACTTCGTGATCCCCGAGCTGACGCTGGCCCGGGTCAACCCGGCGATGGCCTCGCTCATCGACGCGGCGGACGCCTCGCGGGCCAAGGCGCACGAGGACGCGGCGGAGAAGGCGAAGGCCCTCGCGGCGCGCTTCGCGGCCTGA
- a CDS encoding J domain-containing protein, producing MTNTSGPGPSAASAPAAPPAGSAGPDDSAADPAAAAYVDTEGQERLAKAVRAAEQALIEFEIAVETFRVEVENFSRLHHQRLGPMYARLDELDALIAEAVAAHSGDRADIERAWEARALVMPMPGVEELFGGLLGADGVRPVEDPNPPRRVRPGKEAQRLYRELVRKAHPDLAQDDAEKERRSAFIARVNEAYAYADEAGLRDLAAEWEAGPAPESDLPGEAEVLYARLEWLAERKEKLAALAAELDESAIGQMMKLAPDDPDALLNEIAEQLLTQVSQREARLAELVHGASGG from the coding sequence GTGACGAACACCTCCGGACCCGGACCGTCCGCCGCCTCCGCCCCTGCCGCTCCCCCTGCCGGATCGGCCGGCCCCGACGACTCCGCGGCCGACCCGGCCGCCGCCGCGTACGTGGACACGGAGGGCCAGGAACGCCTGGCGAAGGCGGTGCGCGCCGCCGAGCAGGCGTTGATCGAGTTCGAGATCGCGGTGGAGACGTTCCGCGTCGAGGTGGAGAACTTCTCCCGGCTGCACCACCAGCGGCTCGGCCCGATGTACGCGCGGCTGGACGAGCTGGACGCGCTGATCGCGGAGGCCGTCGCCGCGCACAGCGGCGACCGGGCCGACATCGAGCGGGCCTGGGAGGCCCGCGCGCTGGTGATGCCGATGCCCGGGGTCGAGGAGTTGTTCGGCGGCCTGCTGGGCGCCGACGGGGTGCGGCCGGTGGAGGACCCCAATCCGCCGCGCCGGGTCCGCCCCGGCAAGGAGGCCCAGCGGCTCTACCGCGAGCTGGTCCGCAAGGCGCACCCCGACCTGGCGCAGGACGACGCGGAGAAGGAGCGCCGCAGCGCCTTCATCGCGCGCGTCAACGAGGCGTACGCGTACGCCGACGAGGCGGGGCTGCGCGACCTGGCCGCCGAGTGGGAGGCCGGTCCGGCGCCGGAGTCGGACCTGCCCGGCGAGGCCGAGGTGCTCTACGCCCGGCTGGAGTGGCTCGCCGAGCGCAAGGAGAAGCTGGCCGCGCTCGCCGCGGAACTCGACGAGAGCGCCATCGGGCAGATGATGAAACTCGCCCCCGACGACCCGGACGCGCTGCTCAACGAGATCGCCGAGCAGTTGCTCACGCAGGTCTCGCAGCGCGAGGCGCGGCTCGCCGAACTGGTCCACGGCGCATCCGGCGGCTGA
- a CDS encoding MarR family winged helix-turn-helix transcriptional regulator, with amino-acid sequence MSAAATPARSAGSVASLEVIQRELTAFARRARATAARMHPELSLVAYTILAHLEEQQGCRATDLAAHYLLDKSTVSRQVAALERDGFLERRTDPTDHRVQVLHLAPRGVESLAAARVRRQETFKERLAAWDPADLERFAGYLVRYNEDAAAHP; translated from the coding sequence GTGTCAGCAGCAGCGACCCCCGCCCGGTCGGCCGGATCCGTCGCCTCGCTGGAGGTGATCCAGCGCGAGCTGACCGCGTTCGCCCGCCGGGCCCGCGCCACCGCCGCGCGCATGCACCCCGAGCTGTCCCTGGTCGCGTACACGATCCTCGCGCACCTGGAGGAACAGCAGGGCTGCCGGGCCACCGACCTCGCCGCGCACTACCTGCTGGACAAGTCCACGGTCAGCCGCCAGGTGGCGGCCCTGGAGCGGGACGGCTTCCTGGAGCGGCGCACCGACCCCACCGACCACCGGGTGCAGGTGCTGCACCTCGCGCCGCGCGGCGTGGAGAGCCTGGCCGCGGCGCGGGTGCGGCGGCAGGAGACGTTCAAGGAGCGGCTGGCAGCCTGGGACCCGGCGGACCTGGAACGGTTCGCCGGCTACCTGGTGCGCTACAACGAGGACGCGGCGGCGCACCCGTAG
- a CDS encoding Stp1/IreP family PP2C-type Ser/Thr phosphatase, producing the protein MSLSLRFAAGSHKGMIREGNEDSGYAGPRLLAIADGMGGQAAGEVASSEVISTIVTLDDDIPGSDILTSLGTAVQRANDQLLHMVEEDPQLEGMGTTLTALLWTGQRLGLVHVGDSRAYLLRDGVLTQITQDHTWVQRLVDEGRITEEEATTHPQRSLLMRALGSGERVEPDLSIREVRVGDRYLICSDGLSGVVSHQTMEETLGGYQAPHETVQELIQLALRGGGPDNITCIVADVLDTDDGDTQAAQLNDTPVVVGAVAEHQSQPNDPRHLDTPAGRASELGRTPHQAGPTGAFGPPGSGDPAPGAPLGAFGGYDESDLDKPARRKWPKRTLITVVVLAVVAGGLYGAYSWTQTQYYVGAKGDHVAVYQGINQKLVGLSLSKVHRDRTDIPLKYLPSYQRKQVQDTIATSSLGQADDKADELAQQADVCKKVATATSVAAKAKDAAKNAENSVGSGAAGTAEGQQDGKKITTTPTPSPSPSLTPDEKKLAGQCSTDTDTDQQ; encoded by the coding sequence ATGTCGTTGAGCCTGCGTTTCGCCGCCGGTTCGCACAAGGGCATGATCCGCGAGGGGAACGAGGACTCCGGCTACGCCGGCCCCCGTCTGCTCGCGATCGCCGACGGCATGGGCGGCCAGGCCGCCGGCGAGGTCGCCTCCTCCGAGGTGATCTCCACCATCGTCACGCTCGACGACGACATCCCCGGCTCGGACATCCTCACCTCCCTCGGCACCGCCGTGCAGCGGGCCAACGACCAGTTGCTGCACATGGTCGAGGAGGACCCGCAACTGGAGGGCATGGGCACCACGCTCACCGCCCTGCTGTGGACCGGGCAGCGGCTCGGCCTGGTGCACGTCGGCGACTCCCGCGCGTACCTGCTGCGCGACGGCGTGCTCACCCAGATCACGCAGGACCACACCTGGGTGCAGCGGCTGGTCGACGAGGGCCGGATCACCGAGGAAGAGGCCACCACGCACCCGCAGCGCTCGCTGCTGATGCGGGCGCTCGGCAGCGGCGAGCGGGTCGAGCCCGACCTGTCCATCCGCGAGGTCAGGGTCGGCGACCGCTACCTGATCTGCTCGGACGGGCTGTCCGGGGTGGTCAGCCACCAGACCATGGAGGAGACCCTCGGCGGCTACCAGGCCCCGCACGAGACCGTGCAGGAGCTGATCCAGCTCGCCCTGCGCGGCGGCGGGCCGGACAACATCACCTGCATCGTCGCCGACGTGCTCGACACCGACGACGGCGACACGCAGGCCGCGCAGCTCAACGACACCCCGGTGGTGGTCGGCGCGGTCGCCGAACACCAGTCGCAGCCCAACGACCCGCGGCACCTGGACACCCCCGCCGGCCGCGCCTCCGAGCTGGGCCGCACCCCGCACCAGGCCGGTCCGACCGGCGCGTTCGGCCCGCCCGGCAGCGGCGACCCGGCGCCCGGCGCCCCCCTCGGCGCCTTCGGCGGGTACGACGAGTCCGACCTCGACAAGCCCGCCCGGCGCAAGTGGCCCAAGCGCACCCTGATCACCGTGGTGGTGCTCGCGGTCGTGGCCGGCGGCCTGTACGGGGCGTACTCCTGGACCCAGACCCAGTACTACGTGGGCGCCAAGGGCGACCACGTCGCGGTCTACCAGGGCATCAACCAGAAGCTCGTCGGGCTCAGCCTGTCCAAGGTGCACCGCGACCGCACGGACATCCCGCTGAAGTACCTGCCGTCCTACCAGCGCAAGCAGGTGCAGGACACCATCGCCACCAGCAGCCTCGGACAGGCGGACGACAAGGCGGACGAGCTGGCCCAGCAGGCGGACGTCTGCAAGAAGGTCGCCACCGCCACGAGCGTCGCCGCCAAGGCCAAGGACGCGGCGAAGAACGCCGAGAACTCGGTGGGCTCCGGCGCCGCCGGCACCGCCGAGGGGCAGCAGGACGGGAAGAAGATCACCACCACCCCGACCCCCTCGCCGAGCCCGTCCCTGACGCCGGACGAGAAGAAGCTGGCCGGGCAGTGCAGCACGGACACGGACACGGACCAGCAGTAG
- a CDS encoding DUF5819 family protein: protein MGPTEGPPPNVAGLSLPGRIAVAVVVGAVAVGALFHLGMVFLYVAPSNTLSKEHAAAVNDYIYPEFEQNWKLFAPDPLQQNVHIQARAEVSRPDGGTGTTGWVDLTGMDIAAMRHDPVPSHAQQNELRRAWGYYTDTHDAQEQPTNAVGGDLSRTYLQRIIQSRFGTKLNGGTVVRVQARAATTPVGQPTWSVSGAATPTTEYRTLPWWVVDGTAAPAAVPAPDPGTTAPATTAPVPGTTAPAPSTTGPAPSTAPAPGATVTSSGRGASS from the coding sequence ATGGGGCCAACGGAGGGGCCGCCGCCCAATGTGGCGGGGCTGTCGCTGCCCGGGCGGATAGCCGTGGCGGTGGTGGTGGGCGCGGTCGCGGTCGGCGCGCTGTTCCACCTGGGGATGGTGTTCTTGTACGTCGCGCCGTCGAACACGCTCAGCAAGGAGCACGCGGCCGCCGTCAACGACTACATCTACCCGGAGTTCGAGCAGAACTGGAAGCTGTTCGCGCCCGACCCGCTCCAGCAGAACGTCCACATCCAGGCCCGCGCCGAGGTCAGCAGGCCCGACGGCGGCACCGGGACCACGGGGTGGGTGGACCTCACCGGCATGGACATCGCGGCGATGCGGCACGACCCGGTGCCCAGCCACGCCCAGCAGAACGAGCTGCGCCGGGCCTGGGGCTACTACACGGACACCCATGACGCCCAGGAGCAGCCGACCAACGCCGTGGGCGGCGACCTGAGCCGCACCTACCTCCAGCGCATCATCCAGAGCCGGTTCGGCACCAAGCTGAACGGCGGCACCGTGGTCCGCGTCCAGGCCCGCGCGGCGACCACCCCGGTGGGGCAGCCGACCTGGAGCGTGTCGGGGGCGGCCACGCCCACCACCGAGTACCGGACGCTGCCGTGGTGGGTCGTCGACGGGACCGCCGCGCCCGCGGCCGTCCCGGCTCCCGATCCGGGTACGACGGCCCCGGCTACGACCGCTCCCGTCCCGGGTACGACCGCTCCCGCGCCGAGTACGACGGGTCCCGCGCCGAGCACGGCCCCGGCGCCGGGCGCGACCGTCACCTCCTCCGGGCGGGGGGCCTCGTCATGA
- a CDS encoding winged helix-turn-helix transcriptional regulator, with product MERGRQMRPGTPCRGVDIALTRVFELFGKRWTGLIVAVLTQRPAYFAEIRRAIPRISERMLSDRLTELADAGLVVREVDPGPPLRVSYGLTEAGLAIRPALGELARWAETYLPDDVSCTEPEAAAVLGGPDAAQECSEN from the coding sequence ATGGAACGGGGACGGCAGATGCGCCCGGGTACCCCCTGTCGAGGCGTCGATATCGCGCTGACCAGGGTCTTCGAGTTGTTCGGCAAGCGATGGACCGGGCTGATCGTGGCCGTCCTCACACAACGCCCGGCGTACTTCGCCGAGATCCGCCGGGCCATCCCCCGGATCAGCGAACGCATGCTCTCCGACCGGCTGACGGAACTGGCCGACGCCGGGCTGGTGGTCCGCGAGGTCGATCCGGGCCCGCCGCTGCGGGTCAGCTACGGGCTGACCGAGGCCGGGCTGGCGATCCGCCCGGCGCTGGGCGAGCTGGCCCGGTGGGCCGAGACGTACCTGCCCGACGACGTCTCCTGCACCGAGCCGGAGGCGGCCGCCGTGCTGGGTGGGCCGGACGCCGCGCAGGAGTGCTCCGAGAACTGA
- a CDS encoding rhodanese-like domain-containing protein, with translation MFRSQLPAVDASAVPADATLLDVREDDEWAAGHAEGALHIPMGEVVGRLAELPEGGTVHVVCRVGGRSAQVAQYLIAQGVDAVNVSGGMLEWESAGRPVVDDSGAQGHVL, from the coding sequence ATGTTCCGCTCCCAGCTCCCCGCGGTGGACGCCTCCGCGGTCCCGGCCGACGCGACCCTCCTCGACGTGCGGGAGGACGACGAGTGGGCCGCCGGTCACGCCGAGGGCGCGCTGCACATCCCGATGGGCGAGGTCGTCGGCCGGCTCGCCGAACTGCCCGAGGGCGGCACCGTCCACGTGGTCTGCCGCGTCGGCGGTCGGTCCGCCCAGGTCGCGCAGTACCTGATCGCCCAGGGCGTGGACGCGGTGAACGTCAGCGGCGGCATGCTGGAGTGGGAGTCGGCCGGGCGCCCCGTCGTGGACGACAGCGGTGCGCAGGGCCACGTGCTGTAG